The following proteins are encoded in a genomic region of Primulina huaijiensis isolate GDHJ02 chromosome 3, ASM1229523v2, whole genome shotgun sequence:
- the LOC140974339 gene encoding putative glycosyltransferase 7, producing the protein MVFSEVSQLHNLSMAKYNARSRAVSFLSDTFLMVGASMVAFLTIWALWSFFSPNAKQTPAFSAELDASHTSSTAASSVSCVDYVSGPNLRHDPPDQNFYDDPTIRYTIDSPPVKNWDEKRIEWLKQHPTFAAGVQNRILMVTGSQATPCKNPIGDHLLLKLFKNKVDYCRRHGIDIFYNNVLFQPKMFSFWAKTPTIKAVMLAHPEAEWIWWVDSDAAITDMDFKLPLERYKDHNFVLHGWLNLIYETKSWTSINAGVFLIRNCQWSLDFMDVWASMGPQSPEYDKWGETLSSLFKDKIFRESDDQSGLVYLLLKEKEKWGGKIYVEDEYYFEGYWMETLGAFENITEKYIQIEKESPLLRRRHAEKVSEVYATVWEEYLKGTGYGRGSWRRPFITHFTGCQPCSGNHNQMYSEQTCVDAMQKALLFADNQVLRNYGFVHLDLLDPSAVNPLPFDYPA; encoded by the coding sequence ATGGTGTTTTCGGAGGTCTCCCAGCTCCATAATCTCTCGATGGCCAAGTATAATGCTCGGAGCAGGGCCGTTTCGTTTCTTTCCGATACATTTCTCATGGTTGGCGCTTCCATGGTGGCTTTCTTAACCATCTGGGCACTGTGGTCTTTCTTCAGCCCGAATGCAAAGCAGACTCCGGCTTTCTCTGCTGAGTTAGACGCTTCACACACCTCCAGTACCGCTGCCTCTTCCGTGAGCTGCGTCGATTATGTTTCGGGACCTAACCTCCGCCATGATCCGCCGGATCAGAACTTCTACGATGATCCTACAATAAGATATACAATAGACTCGCCGCCGGTTAAGAACTGGGACGAGAAGAGAATAGAGTGGCTGAAGCAGCACCCCACGTTCGCCGCCGGAGTGCAGAACCGGATTCTGATGGTGACCGGGTCACAAGCGACGCCGTGTAAGAATCCCATCGGAGATCATTTACTCCTAAAACTCTTCAAGAACAAGGTGGATTACTGCAGGCGGCACGGCATCGACATTTTCTACAATAACGTGCTCTTCCAGCCGAAGATGTTCTCTTTCTGGGCCAAAACCCCCACCATCAAAGCCGTAATGCTCGCCCATCCCGAAGCCGAATGGATCTGGTGGGTCGATTCTGATGCCGCCATAACAGACATGGACTTCAAACTCCCATTAGAAAGATACAAGGACCATAACTTCGTACTCCACGGCTGGCTTAATTTAATCTACGAGACGAAGAGCTGGACCAGCATCAACGCGGGTGTGTTCCTCATCAGAAATTGCCAATGGTCGTTGGATTTCATGGATGTCTGGGCCAGCATGGGTCCACAATCACCTGAGTACGATAAATGGGGAGAAACCCTGAGCAGTCTTTTCAAAGACAAGATTTTTCGAGAATCCGATGATCAATCCGGCTTAGTTTACTTGCtattgaaagaaaaagagaaatggGGAGGCAAAATCTACGTCGAGGATGAATATTACTTCGAAGGGTATTGGATGGAGACTCTTGGCGCATTCGAGAATATCACAGAAAAGTATATACAAATCGAGAAGGAGTCGCCATTGTTGAGGAGGAGACACGCAGAGAAAGTGAGCGAAGTCTATGCTACTGTGTGGGAGGAGTATCTCAAGGGAACTGGATATGGAAGAGGAAGTTGGAGAAGGCCGTTCATCACTCATTTCACAGGGTGTCAGCCGTGTAGTGGGAATCATAACCAGATGTATTCTGAGCAGACTTGCGTTGATGCAATGCAGAAAGCTCTGTTGTTTGCAGATAATCAGGTGCTGAGGAATTATGGGTTCGTACATTTGGATTTGTTGGATCCCTCGGCGGTGAATCCTCTGCCATTTGATTACCCTGCTTGA
- the LOC140974337 gene encoding ACT domain-containing protein ACR1-like, producing MDITYEPSIHPEFEELMERIHPPRVRIDNDTFPDLTLVKVDSTNKHGILLEIVQILTDLELVILKSYVSSDGGWLMDVFHVTDQKGKKITDESVIHRIHEGICESRKVSRPQQLWIGHTALEITGIDRPGLMSEMSAALAELGCDVSAAMAWTHNNRAACIIYVDNSSKGGLMDPSRVAQVQTQLENVVEAHHYNDERRSVRLAALDTCQTHTERRLHQLMAADRDYEECCSCCGSGNDDDDVDQVYRYEGQKKKECYGTHVKIDKCKENGYSAVTIRCRDRPKLLYDTLCTLTDLHYVVFHAAMSSKEAIAFQEYYVRHEKGYSLDSEAERLRVTQCLVAATERRNSHGIRLDICARNRMGLLSDVTRVFRESGLSITRAEIGTQREKAIGTFYVKDMSGQKVHPETLEMVTQEIGGSIVVVNTSSESSPGATSPETSRSNTGRRTPQFSLGNFLREQLERLSSNFRPMKGEHSPVHDRPLPCKNGQAKVYL from the exons ATGGACATTACTTACGAACCGAGCATTCATCCCGAATTTGAAGAACTCATGGAAAGAATACATCCACCAAG GGTTCGTATTGACAATGACACTTTTCCAGATTTAACTCTTGTGAAG GTTGATAGTACTAATAAGCACGGGATACTGCTGGAGATCGTCCAAATTTTGACGGATCTTGaacttgttattttgaaatcatACGTCTCGTCTGATGGCGGTTGGCTCATGGATG TCTTCCATGTAACCGACCAGAAGGGGAAAAAGATTACGGACGAAAGTGTCATACATCGCATCCATGAG GGCATCTGCGAGAGTAGGAAAGTTTCCAGGCCCCAGCAACTATGGATAGGACACACGGCTCTTGAGATAACTGGGATAGATAGGCCAGGTTTGATGTCCGAGATGTCGGCTGCGCTGGCTGAGCTAGGATGTGACGTCTCCGCAGCCATGGCATGGACTCACAACAACCGAGCAGCGTGCATTATTTATGTAGACAATAGTTCTAAAGGTGGCCTCATGGACCCTAGTCGAGTGGCCCAAGTGCAAACGCAACTTGAAAATGTCGTCGAAGCCCATCACTACAATGACGAGAGGCGTAGCGTTAGATTGGCTGCCCTGGATACATGTCAAACCCACACAGAGAGACGGCTCCACCAGCTGATGGCAGCTGATAGAGACTACGAGGAATGCTGTTCATGTTGTGGTAGTGGTAATGATGACGATGATGTTGATCAAGTGTACCGGTATGAAGGGCAGAAGAAGAAAGAATGTTATGGCACGCATGTGAAAATTGACAAGTGTAAAGAAAATGGATATTCCGCTGTGACAATAAGGTGTAGAGATCGGCCTAAGTTGTTATATGACACGCTTTGTACTTTGACAGATCTGCACTATGTAGTCTTCCATGCAGCTATGAGCTCCAAGGAAGCTATTGCTTTCCAG GAGTACTATGTAAGACATGAGAAAGGATACAGTTTAGATTCTGAAGCTGAAAGGCTAAGGGTTACTCAGTGTTTGGTTGCTGCCACAGAAAGGAGAaattctcat GGAATAAGACTGGATATTTGCGCAAGAAACAGAATGGGATTGCTATCGGACGTCACTCGAGTTTTCCGAGAGAGTGGATTATCAATAACTAGGGCTGAGATTGGCACTCAACGTGAAAAAGCAATCGGAACATTCTACGTGAAAGACATGTCGGGGCAAAAAGTACATCCAGAAACCCTGGAAATGGTGACTCAAGAAATCGGAGGCTCCATTGTTGTCGTTAACACATCTTCTGAATCGTCCCCCGGGGCGACATCCCCAGAAACAAGCAGAAGCAATACCGGAAGAAGAACACCACAATTTTCACTGGGAAACTTTCTGCGGGAACAGCTGGAGCGGCTTTCAAGCAATTTTAGACCCATGAAAGGTGAGCATTCACCAGTTCATGATCGGCCATTGCCATGTAAAAATGGGCAGGCCAAGGTTTATTTATGA
- the LOC140974340 gene encoding heptahelical transmembrane protein 4-like isoform X2 codes for MKDDVSNIVAPLMSRPITRWPFFAFMCGAMSCLLASSACHLLCCHSERLSYIMLRFDYAGISALITTSFYPLVFYSFMCYPLFCNLYIGFITILGIGTILVSLLPVFQSPEYRNFRTMLFVGMSLSGAAPILHKIILFWNQPEAVHTTFYEALMGTFYGIGTLVYATRVPERWMPGKFDIAGHSHQLFHIMVVAGAYTHYRAGLVYLRWRDLEGC; via the coding sequence ATGAAGGATGACGTGTCAAACATAGTAGCACCATTGATGTCAAGGCCAATCACACGGTGGCCATTCTTCGCCTTCATGTGCGGGGCGATGTCTTGCTTGTTAGCAAGCAGTGCATGCCACTTGCTCTGTTGTCACTCCGAACGCCTATCCTACATCATGCTTAGATTTGATTATGCAGGAATATCCGCCCTTATAACAACCTCCTTTTATCCCCTTGTCTTTTATTCATTCATGTGCTATCCTCTCTTCTGCAACCTGTACATAGGATTCATCACAATTTTGGGTATAGGTACGATATTAGTATCCCTTCTTCCGGTTTTCCAAAGCCCTGAGTACCGTAACTTTCGAACCATGCTGTTCGTTGGGATGAGTCTATCAGGTGCAGCACCTATTCTACACAAGATCATTTTGTTCTGGAACCAACCGGAGGCGGTCCATACAACATTTTACGAAGCCTTGATGGGCACATTCTATGGGATCGGAACACTTGTCTATGCAACGAGAGTGCCAGAGAGGTGGATGCCGGGAAAATTCGATATCGCCGGGCATAGTCACCAACTTTTCCATATAATGGTTGTGGCTGGTGCTTATACACATTATCGTGCTGGGCTCGTTTATCTCAGGTGGCGCGATCTCGAAGGATGCTGa
- the LOC140974338 gene encoding uncharacterized protein, giving the protein MAEIKLSEMRDLTRIERIGAHSHIRGLGLDSALEPRYSSEGIVGQTSARKAAGVIVKMVQEGKIAGRAVLLAGQPGTGKTAIAMGMAKSLGQETPFAMLAGSELFSLEMSKTEALMQAFRKAIGVRIKEETEVIEGEVVEVQIDRPAVAGAASKTGKLTLKTTEMETVYDLGVKMIEALGKEKVQSGDVIAIDKASGKISKLGRSFSRSRDYDAMGAQTKFVQCPDGELQKRKEVVHCVTLHEIDVINSRTQGFLALFTGDTGEIRAEVREQIDTKVAEWREEGKAEIVPGVLFIDEVHMLDIECFSFLNRALENDMAPIVVVATNRGITSIRGTNYRSPHGIPIDFLDRLLIISTQPYTADDIRKILDIRCQEEDVEMSEDAKVLLTKIGENTSLRYAINLITSSALACLKRKGKLVEIEDISRVYELFFDVKRSTQYLMEYQSQYMFSEVPAAEGDVNEPNAMVS; this is encoded by the exons ATGGCGGAAATCAAGCTTTCCGAGATGCGAGATTTGACCCGAATTGAAAGAATCGGAGCTCATTCCCATATCCGAGGCCTGGGCCTCGACTCCGCCCTTGAACCACGATATTCCTCCGAGGGTATAGTCGGCCAGACCTCCGCTCGTAAAGCTGCCGGAGTCATAGTTAAAATGGTTCAGGAAGGAAAAATTGCTGGCCGAGCTGTCCTCCTAGCTGGCCAGCCCGGCACTGGGAAGACCGCTATCGCCATGGGCATGGCCAAATCCCTTGGCCAAGAAACCCCTTTTGCTATGCTTGCTGGAAGTGAACTGTTTTCCCTTGAGATGTCGAAAACTGAGGCGCTGATGCAGGCCTTCAGGAAGGCTATCGGGGTTAGAATTAAGGAGGAAACTGAGGTGATTGAAGGTGAGGTGGTCGAGGTACAAATTGACCGCCCTGCGGTGGCGGGGGCCGCTTCGAAGACCGGGAAACTGACCCTAAAGACGACGGAGATGGAGACGGTGTATGATTTGGGGGTGAAGATGATCGAGGCGTTGGGTAAGGAGAAAGTGCAGAGTGGAGACGTGATTGCCATTGACAAGGCATCTGGGAAAATATCGAAGCTGGGTAGATCATTCTCGAGGTCGCGGGATTATGATGCCATGGGGGCGCAAACCAAGTTCGTGCAGTGCCCGGACGGGGAGCTGCAAAAGAGGAAGGAGGTTGTGCATTGCGTTACCCTTCACGAGATAGATGTAATCAACAGCAG AACTCAGGGTTTTTTAGCTTTGTTCACTGGTGATACCGGTGAAATTCGGGCTGAAGTTAGGGAACAAATCGATACAAAGGTTGCTGAGTGGAGGGAGGAAGGAAAAGCGGAAATTGTGCCAGGTGTACTTTTTATTGACGAAGTTCACATGCTTGACATTGAGTGCTTTTCCTTCTTGAACCGTGCATTGGAAAATGATATGGCACCTATAGTTGTTGTTGCCACCAACAGAGGGATTACTTCTATTCGAGGAACAAACTACAGATCCCCGCATGGTATTCCGATTGATTTTCTTGATCGCCTGTTAATCATCTCTACACAACCATATACGGCAGATGATATTCGAAAAATCTTGGACATCCGTTGCCAAGAGGAAGATGTAGAAATGTCAGAAGATGCTAAGGTTTTGTTGAcgaaaattggagagaataCTTCTTTGAGATATGCTATTAACCTAATCACTTCCTCTGCGTTGGCCTGCCTAAAACGGAAGGGAAAGCTTGTAGAAATTGAAGACATTAGCAGAGTATACGAGCTATTTTTTGATGTCAAGAGGTCGACTCAATATTTAATGGAATATCAAAGTCAATACATGTTCAGTGAGGTGCCAGCAGCAGAGGGAGATGTCAATGAACCCAATGCCATGGTTTCATAA
- the LOC140974342 gene encoding uncharacterized protein isoform X1, with the protein MGNCQAAEAATTVVIQHPGNDKVERIYSPVCANQVMNSNPGHYVALIRENVGAPPGRQLKLLRPDDILLLGQVYRLVSFEDVLKGFAAKKCVEVRKTLQEGGAFNAGQKKTNSKSNPKSANSCSKKILFQTEHQDVHHLGSSGSSSGGAIIGSGLGRYQANGGQWRPSLQSIAELGT; encoded by the exons ATGGGGAACTGCCAGGCGGCGGAGGCGGCGACGACGGTGGTGATACAGCATCCGGGGAACGATAAGGTGGAGAGGATTTACTCGCCTGTGTGTGCCAACCAGGTCATGAATTCGAACCCCGGGCACTACGTGGCGCTTATCCGTGAAAACGTAGGTGCTCCTCCGGGGAGGCAGCTGAAGCTTCTCCGGCCTGATGATATCTTGCTTCTTGGACAGGTTTACAGGCTTGTCAGCTTTGAAG ATGTGCTGAAAGGGTTTGCTGCAAAGAAATGCGTCGAAGTAAGAAAGACGTTGCAGGAGGGAGGAGCATTTAATGCGGGGCAAAAGAAAACCAATTCAAAATCCAATCCAAAATCGGCAAATTCTTGTTCCAAGAAG ATACTTTTTCAGACGGAACACCAAGATGTGCACCACCTCGGCAGCAGCGGCAGTAGCAGTGGCGGAGCAATCATCGGGAGCGGCCTGGGAAGGTATCAGGCCAACGGAGGCCAGTGGAGACCATCCTTACAGAGTATAGCTGAACTTGGAACTTGA
- the LOC140974340 gene encoding heptahelical transmembrane protein 4-like isoform X1, translated as MGKNKGNCGLKSCCESNENESISSQSREGKGKRLWRKVKYQLVEYHSLPGYLKDNEYILGHYRSEWPMKQALLSVFTIHNETLNVWTHLIGFFLFLSLTIYTAMMVPKVVDLHNLPNVLKKAEFHQLRMELTTCIQYLPHMSDFQRLRKGLKTSLHTMDLIPSSTDLHIMELLRNCLPERLSHSNHTDTCVLSSMKDDVSNIVAPLMSRPITRWPFFAFMCGAMSCLLASSACHLLCCHSERLSYIMLRFDYAGISALITTSFYPLVFYSFMCYPLFCNLYIGFITILGIGTILVSLLPVFQSPEYRNFRTMLFVGMSLSGAAPILHKIILFWNQPEAVHTTFYEALMGTFYGIGTLVYATRVPERWMPGKFDIAGHSHQLFHIMVVAGAYTHYRAGLVYLRWRDLEGC; from the exons ATGGGTAAGAACAAAGGGAATTGTGGATTGAAATCTTGCTGTGAATCAAATGAGAATGAGAGCATTTCTTCTCAATCAAGAGAAGGGAAAGGAAAAAGATTGTGGAGGAAAGTGAAGTACCAGTTGGTGGAGTATCATTCTTTGCCTGGGTATTTGAAAGACAACGAGTATATTCTGGGCCATTACAGGTCCGAATGGCCAATGAAGCAGGCCTTACTCAGTGTTTTTACCATTCACAATGAGACCCTCAATGTTTGGAC GCACTTGATAGGGTTCTTCTTATTCCTTTCCTTGACCATTTATACTGCTATGATGGTTCCAAAGGTTGTGGACCTACATAACTTACCCAACGTGCTCAAAAAAGCAGAGTTTCACCAATTACGAATGGAGCTCACAACTTGTATCCAATACTTGCCACACATGTCTGATTTCCAAAGACTTCGAAAGGGGTTAAAAACTTCCTTGCATACCATGGACTTGATACCATCCTCGACTGATTTGCATATCATGGAACTTCTCAGAAACTGTTTACCAGAACGTCTTTCCCACAGTAACCACACCGATACTTGTGTTCTG AGTAGCATGAAGGATGACGTGTCAAACATAGTAGCACCATTGATGTCAAGGCCAATCACACGGTGGCCATTCTTCGCCTTCATGTGCGGGGCGATGTCTTGCTTGTTAGCAAGCAGTGCATGCCACTTGCTCTGTTGTCACTCCGAACGCCTATCCTACATCATGCTTAGATTTGATTATGCAGGAATATCCGCCCTTATAACAACCTCCTTTTATCCCCTTGTCTTTTATTCATTCATGTGCTATCCTCTCTTCTGCAACCTGTACATAGGATTCATCACAATTTTGGGTATAGGTACGATATTAGTATCCCTTCTTCCGGTTTTCCAAAGCCCTGAGTACCGTAACTTTCGAACCATGCTGTTCGTTGGGATGAGTCTATCAGGTGCAGCACCTATTCTACACAAGATCATTTTGTTCTGGAACCAACCGGAGGCGGTCCATACAACATTTTACGAAGCCTTGATGGGCACATTCTATGGGATCGGAACACTTGTCTATGCAACGAGAGTGCCAGAGAGGTGGATGCCGGGAAAATTCGATATCGCCGGGCATAGTCACCAACTTTTCCATATAATGGTTGTGGCTGGTGCTTATACACATTATCGTGCTGGGCTCGTTTATCTCAGGTGGCGCGATCTCGAAGGATGCTGa
- the LOC140974341 gene encoding ADP-ribosylation factor-like protein 8b translates to MGLWDAFLNWLRSLFFKQEMELSLIGLQNAGKTSLVNVIATGGYSEDMIPTVGFNMRKVVKGNVTMKLWDLGGQPRFRSMWERYCRAVSAIVYVVDAADRGNINISKQELHDLLSKQSLSGIPLLVVGNKIDKPQVVSKQELTDQMDLKSLTGREVCCYMISCKNSTNIDQVIDWLVKHSRLRS, encoded by the exons TGGGATGCTTTTCTCAATTGGCTGAGAAG CCTCTTCTTCAAGCAAGAAATGGAACTGTCTTTAATTGGTCTGCAGAACGCAGGAAAAACTTCGCTCGTTAATGTTATCGCT ACTGGTGGATACAGCGAAGACATGATCCCAACG gTGGGATTTAATATGCGAAAAGTCGTTAAAGGAAATGTCACAATGAAATTGTGGGATCTTGGAGGTCAACCAAGATTTCGCAGTATGTGGGAGAGATACTGTCGTGCGGTTTCTGCCATTGT ATACGTAGTTGATGCTGCCGATCGAGGCAACATCAATATCTCTAAACAAGAGCTTCATGATTTACTAAGTAAACAATCACTCAGCGGTATTCCTTTGCTGGTAGTAGGAAACAAGATCGACAAGCCTCAAGTCGTGTCTAAACAGGAGTTAACTGATCAAAT GGATTTGAAATCTCTAACAGGGCGAGAGGTATGTTGCTATATGATCTCGTGCAAGAACTCGACCAATATCGACCAGGTTATTGATTGGCTAGTGAAGCACTCGAGGTTGAGGAGCTGA
- the LOC140972643 gene encoding uncharacterized protein: MDSSSSYDSYSSSSSSVQLNPEYHEQERKTGKFRTDFRSSLHSVRKHPSKNIMKKPIAPLPPTPPKIYKVDPLAFKDVVQKLTSAQEFQPSRLQEVAPPPLSLTPRHAHRLAVVPLLSEETQRRSFDSAFGDLSPLGFSLSPASLDWRSSFIFGPATISSVEPNSVL; encoded by the coding sequence ATGGATTCTTCATCTTCGTATGATTCTTATTCATCAAGTTCTTCATCAGTCCAACTTAACCCTGAATATCATGAACAAGAAAGAAAGACCGGAAAATTCAGGACGGATTTCCGTTCATCGCTCCATTCGGTTCGTAAGCACCCCTCCAAGAATATCATGAAGAAACCCATCGCACCATTGCCGCCAACCCCACCAAAAATCTACAAGGTTGATCCCCTTGCCTTTAAGGATGTCGTTCAGAAGCTGACGAGTGCACAGGAGTTCCAGCCATCGCGGCTGCAGGAGGTGGCGCCGCCCCCGCTCAGCCTCACTCCGCGACATGCTCATCGGCTGGCCGTGGTGCCATTATTGTCGGAAGAAACGCAACGGAGATCATTTGATAGTGCTTTTGGGGATCTCAGTCCGCTTGGGTTCAGCTTGTCACCTGCATCCCTTGATTGGCGTTCGTCTTTTATCTTCGGCCCAGCAACGATTTCTTCTGTGGAGCCAAATTCAGTTCTATAA
- the LOC140974342 gene encoding uncharacterized protein isoform X2, giving the protein MGNCQAAEAATTVVIQHPGNDKVERIYSPVCANQVMNSNPGHYVALIRENVGAPPGRQLKLLRPDDILLLGQVYRLVSFEDVLKGFAAKKCVEVRKTLQEGGAFNAGQKKTNSKSNPKSANSCSKKTEHQDVHHLGSSGSSSGGAIIGSGLGRYQANGGQWRPSLQSIAELGT; this is encoded by the exons ATGGGGAACTGCCAGGCGGCGGAGGCGGCGACGACGGTGGTGATACAGCATCCGGGGAACGATAAGGTGGAGAGGATTTACTCGCCTGTGTGTGCCAACCAGGTCATGAATTCGAACCCCGGGCACTACGTGGCGCTTATCCGTGAAAACGTAGGTGCTCCTCCGGGGAGGCAGCTGAAGCTTCTCCGGCCTGATGATATCTTGCTTCTTGGACAGGTTTACAGGCTTGTCAGCTTTGAAG ATGTGCTGAAAGGGTTTGCTGCAAAGAAATGCGTCGAAGTAAGAAAGACGTTGCAGGAGGGAGGAGCATTTAATGCGGGGCAAAAGAAAACCAATTCAAAATCCAATCCAAAATCGGCAAATTCTTGTTCCAAGAAG ACGGAACACCAAGATGTGCACCACCTCGGCAGCAGCGGCAGTAGCAGTGGCGGAGCAATCATCGGGAGCGGCCTGGGAAGGTATCAGGCCAACGGAGGCCAGTGGAGACCATCCTTACAGAGTATAGCTGAACTTGGAACTTGA